ATTTTAAACACAGCATGGTACCAAAGCATGTGTTGTTTTTTGCTGTGCTAGAGAGAATGTCCCTTTTTGGTTCTGATATTTGCATTGTAACCTTGTGTTGCAGGCTTACTACTTATGCTTCTTAAGGTACATTGCTTTGTTTAatctcattattattatttttctgctTTTTTCAGGTGAAAGATCAAACCTACTTCCTCTCACATCTATGTCAAACTCAGCTTAAGCGACTGCTATTCCCACTTGGCTGCGTCAAGAAGGTAGTTCTATGTTTGCAAAATTGTGAGAGGTTTAAGTACACATGCCTCTGTTTCATTACGaaacataaaatgaaaaaaaaaagagagcattttgtttgttttctgaTGTCCAGGAAGAAGTTCGCAAACTTGCCACAGAATTTGATTTGCCAAACAAAGACAGAAAGGATTCACAAGGAATATGTTTCCTTGGGAAGGTACCACTTTCTAGTTTGTTCATCTAGTTTATGATAGTAGACGCTTAGTATAactctgtaacatatgatgagtATGGTTTGCTGTAATAGATAAAGTTCAGTGATTTTGTCGGAAGACACATAGGAGAGATGAAAGGGATTATACTGGAAGCTGAAACTGGAGATTTCTCGGTAACCATCGGGGGTTTTGGTTTTACACAATTGGACAACGCCAAGGCTTGCGTTTACCCGGTGGACCCTGGTATGTTGTTGAGAAGGACACCAAGAACAATGTTGTGTTTGTCTCAAGAAACTACTACTCAATCGACAAGAGAAGGCGGGTTTTCCGTGTTGGCTCTTTAAGATGGCTTAGCGGGAAACCTCCAGGCAATGTTAACCAGCTCCGTTGCAAGGTATGGTTCGATTGCTTTCTACAGACGATGGCTACTTGGCACTGAATAAGTTGAGTTTATATAGGTCCGGCATGGGCCTGGCTTCTACAGCTGCAGCTTTGAAATGGAAGGAGATGTTGCGGTTGTACATCTAGATGAAGACGACCAAGGTCTAGCTGCTGGACAGTTTGCAGCCTTCTATGAAGGAACCACTTGCATTGGCTCAGGCGTGATCTTGGAGTCATGGGACGGTCAGTGTTTCCCTGTCTGTGCAAAAGCCCTTGAACTCGCAGCTATGGAAGACAAAACCAAACTTGGGAAACCTGTTACAACTATCTGCTGAGGCTGAGCCAGGAGAAACCAGTGCAGAAGCAAATGGTGTAGTAGTAGTAGTGGTCTGAAGAAGCTACTTGAAGAGTTGGAAAGACTCAAGAAGCATATGTTGCTAGAGGTCAAGAAACATTGATCAGGGGATAACtaataaatagtattttaagaaaaaaacatacctATCGATATGATAAGATTAGCATACATAATCTATGCTATTTTATTCTTGTTTCTGTTTAAAAGATTACATGCGCACATGTCTCCATGTGTTTGTCaactaagagagagagagagagaaacgcTTAAAGGGCTAAAAATAACGCTTGAAAAACGCTCTTGCatccaaaaaaattacaatGAATGATGTTCTTTAATTTTCATTTCTATAATTCTCCGAAAGGAATCCGAgtaaaaaagggaaaaaaaaagattgtgttcttctccaacaatctttatcttcttctgtTACTTTGTGTTTCCTTTGCTCTGTTTCAGACATGGCGATTCCTGCGGCTCTTGTCTTTGTCCCTGTTGGTGTCCTCTTCTTGGTCTCAGGCCTCATCGTCAATCTCATTCAGGTCATACCCATTTTTGTTTAACCTTGTCTTTATTCATGGAAGCGAAATGACTAAAACATTTTGTCTTCTTTAatggtttttttgtttgtttccagCTTGTGTTCTTCATCATTGTTCGTCCATTCTCCAAAAGCTTATATAGAAGAATCAACAAAAACGTTGTGGAGTTACTTTGGTTGCAGCTTATATGGCTGATTGATTGGTGGGCTTGTATAAAGGTTTGTGATTTCTATTGAAATCTTTTTTAGTGTTCAGTCTGATATGTGATATTGTGTTGTTACTGCAGGTTAATTTATACGCTGACGCAGAGACTCTACAGTTACTTGGTAAGGGATGAACTAAGAGTTTACGTGACATAAGTCTTTAAGTATTCGAAACTAATGATTCTTGTTCTTGATATAACGTTACCAGGGAAAGAACATGCACTTGTTTTATCTAACCATAGAAGTGACATTGATTGGCTTATTGGATGGGTCATGGCTCAGGTCTTTGTCTGAAACAagatttctttaaatttgggggataatcttttgttttttctgaTTGAATACTATTTGATGAAATTTAACAGCGTGCAGGTTGTCTTGGAAGCTCTCTAGCCATCATGAAAAAAGAAGCCAAGTACCTTCCagtgagttttttttcttaatcttctTGTTTTTAGTGTACTGTGTATCACTGCAAGTCTTTCAACAGATCATAGGTTGGTCAATGTGGTTTTCGGATTACATTTTCTTGGAAAGAAGCTGGGATAAAGATGAGAAGACCCTCACGGTCAGTTTTGCTCTGTGAGCTTAGATTTGACTCTGCTTTATGATGTTCTTGAAACATGTCGTTGTTATTACTTCTTGCAGGCAGGTTTTAAACGGTTTGAGGACTTTCCTATGACATTCTGGTTGGCTCTTTTTGTTGAAGGAACTCGTTTCACTCAAGAGAAGCTTGAAGCTGCTCAAGAATACGCCTATATCAGAAGCTTACCATCTCCTCGAAATGTCTTGATTCCTCGTACAAAGGTGATTTTCACTTGCTTCTTCAGGTTATTGTTAGGTTGGACTTACATAAGATATGCAAAAACCAGGGATTTGTGTCGGCGGTGTCTCACATAAGGTCATTTGTCCCTGCGGTTTATGATTGTACCTTAACCGTTCGTAACAATCAGCCTAAACCAACTCTGCTTAGGATGTTCAGTGGACAATCATCTGAGGTTACAACAGATAATAATGcgtcttttcttttcattcacATAAACAAAATGTTTGAGAACTTATCAGAaactttttgtttcttctttcttgaAGTTGAATTTGCAGCTAAGACGTCACAAGATGAGTGACTTGCCAGAAACTGATGATGGTATTGCTCAATGGTGCCAAGATCTATTTATCACCAAGGTTCACAAACAaactttttgaattaaaataaaacttcatttgTCTCTACATTTTGCTTACTTTTAATAATCAGGATGCTCAACTTGAGACATACTTCACAAAAGACGTGTTCAGCGACTTGGATGTTCACCAAATCAACCGGCCAATCAAACCACTGATCGTAAGAAACATGACCAATCTTACTGCTAAATGCTATTATATTGACTTCTCTCATGAAACATGTTGTTATTGTTGGAAACAGGTGGTGATAGTTTGGGTATGTCTTCTTATGTACGGTGGTTTCAAGCTGCTTCAATGGCTCTCTATGGTGGCCTCTTGGGAGATCATATGCTTGTTTGTGGTCATCTTGGTGATTGCAACAATAACAATGCAAGTACTTATTCAATCTTCTGAGTCACACCGTTCAACTCCTGCAAAGAGACCTCTACAAGAACAGCTTATTTCTGCATAGGAGGAGAGAAATTTCTGTTCAAGCC
This region of Brassica napus cultivar Da-Ae chromosome C5, Da-Ae, whole genome shotgun sequence genomic DNA includes:
- the LOC125586961 gene encoding 1-acyl-sn-glycerol-3-phosphate acyltransferase 3-like isoform X1: MAIPAALVFVPVGVLFLVSGLIVNLIQLVFFIIVRPFSKSLYRRINKNVVELLWLQLIWLIDWWACIKVNLYADAETLQLLGKEHALVLSNHRSDIDWLIGWVMAQRAGCLGSSLAIMKKEAKYLPIIGWSMWFSDYIFLERSWDKDEKTLTAGFKRFEDFPMTFWLALFVEGTRFTQEKLEAAQEYAYIRSLPSPRNVLIPRTKGFVSAVSHIRSFVPAVYDCTLTVRNNQPKPTLLRMFSGQSSELNLQLRRHKMSDLPETDDGIAQWCQDLFITKDAQLETYFTKDVFSDLDVHQINRPIKPLIVVIVWVCLLMYGGFKLLQWLSMVASWEIICLFVVILVIATITMQVLIQSSESHRSTPAKRPLQEQLISA
- the LOC125586961 gene encoding 1-acyl-sn-glycerol-3-phosphate acyltransferase 3-like isoform X2, which gives rise to MHLFYLTIEVTLIGLLDGSWLRLSWKLSSHHEKRSQVPSSEFFFLIFLFLVYCVSLQVFQQIIGWSMWFSDYIFLERSWDKDEKTLTAGFKRFEDFPMTFWLALFVEGTRFTQEKLEAAQEYAYIRSLPSPRNVLIPRTKGFVSAVSHIRSFVPAVYDCTLTVRNNQPKPTLLRMFSGQSSELNLQLRRHKMSDLPETDDGIAQWCQDLFITKDAQLETYFTKDVFSDLDVHQINRPIKPLIVVIVWVCLLMYGGFKLLQWLSMVASWEIICLFVVILVIATITMQVLIQSSESHRSTPAKRPLQEQLISA